In Sorghum bicolor cultivar BTx623 chromosome 10, Sorghum_bicolor_NCBIv3, whole genome shotgun sequence, one genomic interval encodes:
- the LOC8077284 gene encoding S-norcoclaurine synthase 1 isoform X1 — translation MAHAEAGGSLAVPNVQALAETYNRSDEQIPGRYIRDEEAAEEVIVDHDISSAIPIIDVNKLLDPQSSKEECAKLGSACKHWGFFQGKNVNSYKLVVINHGVPNEVICNFRNDITEFFKQPLEAKMAYSMIPGNLQGYGQHFVVSENQKLDWADLFGLVLRPIDSRDMRFWPSHPPSFRNSVDRYSSEAAKLVSCLLKFLAVDMGVEPESFLEIFRGQPQSMRMTYYPPCKQASKVVGLSPHTDRMGLTLLLQANDVQGLQIRKDGKWVAINALDGAFIVNVGDTLEILSNGRYKSIEHRAMVHPTRERMSAALFHAVYLDATVGPLPELVKNDGEARYSSISFVDFRKRFFASKLDGRSNLESLKS, via the exons ATGGCACACGCAGAAGCCGGAGGATCCTTAGCAGTGCCAAACGTGCAGGCACTTGCGGAAACCTACAACAGATCGGATGAACAGATCCCTGGAAGATACATCAGGGACGAAGAGGCTGCTGAGGAGGTTATCGTTGATCATGATATCTCTTCTGCAATTCCAATCATCGATGTCAACAAGTTGCTGGATCCACAGTCATCCAAAGAGGAGTGTGCGAAGCTTGGATCTGCCTGTAAACACTGGGGTTTCTTTCAG GGAAAAAATGTCAATAGCTACAAGTTAGTG GTCATTAACCATGGTGTACCAAACGAAGTGATTTGCAACTTCAGGAACGACATAACCGAATTCTTTAAACAACCACTGGAAGCAAAGATGGCGTACTCAATGATACCAGGCAATCTTCAAGGGTATGGCCAGCACTTTGTTGTTTCTGAGAACCAAAAACTGGACTGGGCAGATTTGTTTGGCCTCGTGCTCCGTCCGATCGATTCAAGGGATATGAGGTTCTGGCCTAGTCACCCTCCATCTTTTAG GAACTCTGTAGATAGGTACTCTTCTGAGGCAGCAAAACTAGTATCTTGCTTGTTGAAGTTCCTGGCTGTGGACATGGGTGTTGAACCAGAGTCTTTCCTGGAGATATTCAGAGGCCAGCCTCAAAGCATGCGGATGACCTACTACCCTCCATGCAAGCAAGCCAGCAAGGTGGTAGGTCTGTCACCACATACTGATAGAATGGGACTGACGCTGCTACTCCAAGCAAATGATGTTCAGGGGCTGCAGATCCGGAAGGATGGCAAATGGGTTGCCATAAACGCCCTTGATGGTGCATTTATCGTTAATGTCGGAGACACGCTTGAG ATTCTAAGTAATGGGagatacaaaagcattgagcacAGGGCCATGGTGCACCCAACCAGGGAGCGCATGTCAGCGGCACTGTTCCACGCGGTGTACCTGGATGCAACAGTCGGCCCTCTGCCAGAGCTTGTGAAGAACGACGGTGAGGCACGGTATAGCTCAATTAGTTTTGTGGATTTCAGGAAGCGCTTCTTCGCATCAAAGCTTGATGGCAGGAGTAACCTGGAGAGCTTGAAGAGTTAA
- the LOC8065433 gene encoding RING-H2 finger protein ATL13 produces MDASPAPPPPGSPAIERKLSPGVLLLIAILAMVFFIFGLLNLLAQNLLRLRRARRRRRRVGDAAAATAPDGSSPTAFQGELRQLFHLHDAGVDQSFIDALPVFPYRAVAVVRRARAAAKDGDDGEPFDCAVCLCEFADDDKLRLLPTCGHAFHVPCIDAWLLSHSTCPLCRGSILAAEADYSYSSPSPSSASSLLLLHHHSYGLAETTATGDGGDCDPGAGDGGDESNKDDAVEEIVEVKLGKLRCVDGGNASARDLAPDGTGSSGGNGRGSLGQRRCLSMGSYEYVMDDHAALRVTIKATPKRRPASSRSSSRRRHALSACDLGCPKKAGAWETAVTEAAAASLSRDSFSTSKIWMASVARREEDGRRPGPAWEMAPAGERRAASFRWPAIASGCKRYRRDEEPCDVEAGGSGDSAVSSLEEERPPSVARAAMLWVAGGRQGSHS; encoded by the coding sequence ATGGACGCTTCTcctgcaccgccgccgccggggtcTCCGGCCATCGAGCGGAAGCTGAGCCCGGGGGTGCTGCTCCTCATCGCGATCCTGGCCATGGTCTTCTTCATCTTCGGCCTGCTCAACCTGCTGGCGCAGAACCTGCTGCGCCTGCGTCgggcgcgccggcgccggcgccgggtcGGGGACGCGGCCGCGGCCACGGCGCCCGACGGCAGCAGCCCCACGGCGTTCCAGGGCGAGCTCCGGCAGCTGTTCCACCTCCACGACGCGGGCGTCGACCAGTCCTTCATCGACGCGCTGCCCGTCTTCCCCTACCGCGCCGTCGCCGTGGTccgccgcgcccgcgccgccgccaagGACGGCGACGACGGCGAGCCGTTCGACTGCGCCGTGTGCCTCTGCGAGTTCGCGGACGACGACAAGCTCCGGCTGCTCCCGACGTGCGGCCACGCGTTCCACGTGCCCTGCATCGACGCCTGGCTGCTCTCGCACTCCACGTGCCCGCTCTGCCGCGGCAGCATCCTCGCCGCCGAGGCCGACTACTCCTACTCCAGCCCGTCCCCGTCGTCGGCGTCGTCCTTGCTCCTGCTCCACCACCACTCGTATGGCCTCGCCGAGACGACGGCCACCGGAGACGGCGGTGATTGTGATCCGGGAGCCGGagacggcggcgacgagtcaaaCAAGGACGACGCGGTGGAGGAGATCGTGGAGGTGAAGCTCGGCAAGCTCAGGTGCGTCGACGGCGGCAATGCCAGTGCCAGGGACCTCGCGCCCGACGGCACAGGTAGCAGCGGTGGCAATGGCAGGGGAAGCCTCGGGCAGAGGCGGTGCCTGTCCATGGGATCCTACGAGTACGTCATGGACGACCACGCCGCGCTCCGCGTCACCATCAAGGCGACCCCCAAGAGGAGGCCCGCGAGCTCGAGATCGTCGTCGCGCCGCCGCCACGCGCTGTCGGCGTGCGATCTCGGATGCCCCAAGAAGGCGGGCGCGTGGGAGACGGCCGTCACGGAGGCCGCCGCCGCGAGCCTGAGCAGGGACAGCTTCTCCACGTCCAAGATCTGGATGGCGTCGGTCGCCAGGAGAGAGGAGGACGGTCGCCGCCCCGGCCCCGCGTGGGAGATGGCCCCTGCCGGGGAGAGACGCGCGGCGTCGTTCCGGTGGCCGGCGATAGCCTCAGGCTGCAAGAGGTACCGCCGGGACGAGGAGCCTTGCGACGTCGAGGCAGGTGGCTCCGGGGACAGTGCCGTCTCGTCTTTAGAAGAAGAGAGGCCGCCGTCGGTGGCTAGAGCGGCAATGCTCTGGGTCGCCGGCGGGAGGCAGGGAAGCCATTCGTGA
- the LOC8077284 gene encoding S-norcoclaurine synthase 1 isoform X2, with protein MAHAEAGGSLAVPNVQALAETYNRSDEQIPGRYIRDEEAAEEVIVDHDISSAIPIIDVNKLLDPQSSKEECAKLGSACKHWGFFQVINHGVPNEVICNFRNDITEFFKQPLEAKMAYSMIPGNLQGYGQHFVVSENQKLDWADLFGLVLRPIDSRDMRFWPSHPPSFRNSVDRYSSEAAKLVSCLLKFLAVDMGVEPESFLEIFRGQPQSMRMTYYPPCKQASKVVGLSPHTDRMGLTLLLQANDVQGLQIRKDGKWVAINALDGAFIVNVGDTLEILSNGRYKSIEHRAMVHPTRERMSAALFHAVYLDATVGPLPELVKNDGEARYSSISFVDFRKRFFASKLDGRSNLESLKS; from the exons ATGGCACACGCAGAAGCCGGAGGATCCTTAGCAGTGCCAAACGTGCAGGCACTTGCGGAAACCTACAACAGATCGGATGAACAGATCCCTGGAAGATACATCAGGGACGAAGAGGCTGCTGAGGAGGTTATCGTTGATCATGATATCTCTTCTGCAATTCCAATCATCGATGTCAACAAGTTGCTGGATCCACAGTCATCCAAAGAGGAGTGTGCGAAGCTTGGATCTGCCTGTAAACACTGGGGTTTCTTTCAG GTCATTAACCATGGTGTACCAAACGAAGTGATTTGCAACTTCAGGAACGACATAACCGAATTCTTTAAACAACCACTGGAAGCAAAGATGGCGTACTCAATGATACCAGGCAATCTTCAAGGGTATGGCCAGCACTTTGTTGTTTCTGAGAACCAAAAACTGGACTGGGCAGATTTGTTTGGCCTCGTGCTCCGTCCGATCGATTCAAGGGATATGAGGTTCTGGCCTAGTCACCCTCCATCTTTTAG GAACTCTGTAGATAGGTACTCTTCTGAGGCAGCAAAACTAGTATCTTGCTTGTTGAAGTTCCTGGCTGTGGACATGGGTGTTGAACCAGAGTCTTTCCTGGAGATATTCAGAGGCCAGCCTCAAAGCATGCGGATGACCTACTACCCTCCATGCAAGCAAGCCAGCAAGGTGGTAGGTCTGTCACCACATACTGATAGAATGGGACTGACGCTGCTACTCCAAGCAAATGATGTTCAGGGGCTGCAGATCCGGAAGGATGGCAAATGGGTTGCCATAAACGCCCTTGATGGTGCATTTATCGTTAATGTCGGAGACACGCTTGAG ATTCTAAGTAATGGGagatacaaaagcattgagcacAGGGCCATGGTGCACCCAACCAGGGAGCGCATGTCAGCGGCACTGTTCCACGCGGTGTACCTGGATGCAACAGTCGGCCCTCTGCCAGAGCTTGTGAAGAACGACGGTGAGGCACGGTATAGCTCAATTAGTTTTGTGGATTTCAGGAAGCGCTTCTTCGCATCAAAGCTTGATGGCAGGAGTAACCTGGAGAGCTTGAAGAGTTAA